From the genome of Phlebotomus papatasi isolate M1 chromosome 2, Ppap_2.1, whole genome shotgun sequence:
gccggacaaaattgtaccaatgtttcaaaattctctataaagcacttaatatctcaagatctaatttacattttgactgaaacttttttttcttagatagCTTTGTTATAAAGCTACAAATTGTgccttattagaattttttaggagaaggactaatatttttttagagccttttaaaaaaagaatgcattggtacaattttgtcacttgtaaccaaacgctactttttgttctaaattttaaataaattttattttatgaactatttacgtaaaaagaatttaatataaTGACTTTCGGCTATTTTATTAATGCATTTTGCATGAACACTTCCGGAATTTATTCACTTACAACCTAAGTAatgttatatttaaataaaatacgcTCTTATATGAAAAAATGTGTCAATAACGGATTTTGGTCCAACAAAATGGTTGCAAAGCATGACGTAGGCTATATCACAGAGATCAGACTACATATCTGGACGTGATTCAGTGGTAAGACTATCAAATCCGGAATAAAGTCACGGTTTTTTAccatttatttttgtatttgggCGATAAAATCGCGTTCGGCGAGGTCTAAACTATTAGCTAGCATTTCAAATCAATCAAAATCGATATCCTAAGCAACATCAGCTTCAGAGTATGATAACTAAGCCATGAATTACCCAACGGAATAGTCTATATACCCTGTGTAGGCAAAAAAGCAGcgaaattatttataaagataTTACGAACTGTTTTAGTATCATAAAGTTTAATAGCAAAATCGGACGATTAGGGCTGTAAGACCatggaaatatttaatatagcgcggaaatatataaaataaccAACTAGGAtcgaaaaaatattgaaaattcttaAGGAATGTCGGTTTAATTGAGGAATTGTAAAATTAGTTGAAAACTGTTTTAGTTTCTTTTACATTTCGTTCTCTTTCCCTGCTTTACCGGTCATTCAGCCAAGTATTTTATGATTCAGTTATCATACCCTGAAGCTGATGTTGCTTAGGGtatcgattttgattagtttgAAAGGTTAGCCAATAGTTTAGACCTCGCCGAACGCGATTTTATCGCTCAAATACAGCAATAAATGGTAATAAACTGTGATTGGAGTCCGGATTTGATAGTCCTACCACTGGATCACGCCTAGATACGTAGCCTCATCTCTGTGATGGCCTACGTCATACTTTCCAGTCATTTTATTGGACAAAAATCCGTTATTGATACATTTATTCATATAAGAGcgtattttattcaaatatacCATTACTTAGGTTGTAAGTGAATAAATTCCGGAAGTGTTCATGCAAAATGCATTAATAAAATAGCCGAAAGTCAttatattaaattctttttacgtaaatagttcataaaataaaatttatttaaaatttagaacaaaaagtagcgtttgggtgcaagtgacaaaattgtaccaatgcattctttttttaaaaggctctaaaaaaaatattagtccttctcctaaaaaattctaataaggcACAATTTGTAGCTTTATAACAAAGctatctaagaaaaaaaagtttcagtcaaaatgtaaattagatcttgagatattaagtgctttatagagaattttgaaacattggtacaattttgtacGGCACtgtataacctttgccgaaaacctcaagtcgatatctctttgagtttaggagctattaagctccaaagagcagccggccggccgggaacgtaaattagccacatatatattcgtgatcaggaagtgctgaaacacattttgcccaagtttgagcgcgatcggacgacatgaaattttgttaggattatagtaagtgagattattaagaatctcacctaatatttttttgaggCCAATGAAAGTCTGCTCATATTTAAGTGATCTCAGTGCGCCTTTCAGCTTCTGATGTACATAATGGTGGTTAAAAATATATACACAgtgtaacttttttttattttatttatctcattttttttttaaatatttataatcatAAGTTTTTCACTTTGTTTCTTGGTTTTCAATATATTCTTACTACCTTTTACTTTATTGGATCAGGGGAGCATCGACGATTTGAGGAAATATATAAACCTATTctcttttaaatatatataatatatatagaaaaaaaccAAAGGGAAAAATTGAGCTCTGTTAAATTTCTAATCCATCGCTTAAGTCGTTTaacatttaaatattcattttctttcaacatcttttaaagatattttctctccctctgaattatttctaaatccaattgaaaaatttaaaacgtgaaattttcgaaaatattaatACAAGTGTTGTTTGTTTTCGTTCGAAGAGCAAGGAATGGAAATGACACCAAACAGATACACGCCTGTTATttaaatatacctaaaaatgttcatcatttttttttgtctcttatttgttattatatttctaaagtCTCTTATAGTAACGCAcagatagatttttttttctgtttctgcTTCTTCTCTGGCGATTTTTTGTTGATTTGCCGCACTAAATCGTAAAATATCTCGTTCACATTAACTTTAGCTTTGGCTGATGTCTCCATAAATGCACAATTGAACTGGCTGGCGAGACCTTTACCCAATTCTTTTCCAACAACTCTTTCATCTTCCAAATCACACTTGTTACCCACGAGAACCATTGGCACGTCATCGGTATCCTTAACTCTCAGTATTTGTTCCCTGAGATCTTGTAAGTCATTGAATGTTGATTGGGCTGTTATGGAGTAGACAAGAACAAATCCCTGGCCATTCTTCATATACAAGTCCCTCATGGCGGTAAATTGTTCTGTTCCGGCCGTATCTAGGATCTCTAGCATGCATTGCTGAGCGTCAACTTCCACTTGCTTTCTGTAGCTATCCTCAATAGTTGGATCatatttttccacaaatattCCCTGAACAAACTGTACAGTGAGTGCACTTTTGCCAACGCCCCCACTACCCAACACCACTATCTTGTATTCACGCATCGCAGCCACTGTCGCTCCAGCCGTACACAAAAAAGGCCACACTAATCAATTGTAATCAACAGTACaagttttctttgaaattttctggaaaTCCCGTCTTTGTGTGTTAGTGCGTGATACAGTGTGGTCCACTTTATTGCATTGATCATGGGGCGCACTCTTGCGGTGTGGACCCCAAATTTCCGAGTCAGCTTTTACAACCACACCCTCACGGCTGACTCATTCACAATATTTGAGCCTCAATAGATTATCTCTAGTATCACACTCCCttcagatttctttttttttcaaaggtaGAAGCCACAAGGGGCTCTAATGTCTATCTCAGTGATTCACAATACTTCAGTGTTGATTATGCCtcttaaaatttccttttttttttagctctgTGTTGTTGACTACCACGGACGGTCCGGATGCTTAAACAGATGTCGCTGATGGCAATGCAGCGCCCCAAAGCACTTTTTCACCTGTGGCGTGGCACAATATCTCATCAAATATTATCCACGGCCTGCAAATGATTTAGCGATGATTCTGCGCTACAAACGACAAATGACGCACGAAACTCCCAATATTGTAACTGTGCGATATGGTGGAGAATCCTTTATATGCGATGAAGTAAAATCGATTTATAAAGacctttcttcttctttttcttagaTATGGCTGCTGTTGTATATGTCATTTCGACAGCAGCAAACAACACAACCTGAAGTTTGCTGAAGTACTTTTCCTTTTTGAATTCAACTATATATTTTATCCAGAGAGGAATTTAGAAAGGATCTTTTAGCTGAAGaatcttttttctcaattttttatgtCTATTTTTAATTTGCATATTACTCTGTGTTCCCTATCTATCATGAATTGTGTTATCAAACTAAAGTATTAAAAGCATTTGGAAAAATTGATGGTGGAAAGGGTGGAAAGGTAATTTTGGAAGTATATTCATGTGTGTTTCAGAATTAGGTCAATTCGCACTTTTTCAAacttaatattaaataatagataatttttaatatttttacttaatcaagaaatttaattattgagaTCATAAGTCTTTTTTCTATGTAAGCATCACATTGAGACATTCATAATATGCTACCAATTTGCTACTAATTTATTTAGGCAACCGTATAATTCTAGCTGAAACATATTCAAATTTGTTTCGTAGTGTATACGTAGGTATAGTGGTAGAAAATACTTCACAGAAAAGAGTTTGAGTGATAGAGTGtgacacaattattttgttgtaaattttcCCTTGCTTCCCGCAAGAGATGTCCGACATAAATAATCATGCGAGACTCAACGTGATCATGCAATGTAATCTTatgttcaaaacataaaaaaaatacacacatAAAAAATCCTCATAAATTATAAGTATATGCATAATTTATGAATAAACATTCTCTGACTTTGCCATttgatatttcatattttttcacaaCAACACAAACGTGGGGTATCAATTAGATATGAAGAAAATCAAACATTGCAGtttaaaagaacaattttttttatgtatatattctaaaaatttctgtatttttttattttcgttttattctaAAATGTATGTTGGCTTGTTCAGAACTCCATCAACAAAGCAttgttttcttttacaaaattgaATATGAGAACTTGTGTAATATTCTTTGCTTATGTTGAATTTACTGAATGTTGTTGGAATCTTTATTTATCTTCCCTTTATTTccctttatttaaaaaagcattaATTTGGTATGTTATAAACgttatagggtagagtaagtacttttcgccaccttaaggtttgacacCCTTATAAAACATacactttttgtcgaaataaaatgaaattttgtgtacaagtgcttttaagcattgtctatctattgaaccaggagactttccgggaacttttgagtatctggttgaaaaagtacatttcctgcaacaatgcatgtttcagtacttttcacCACCTTGTGAACACTTTCTCGCCACTTTgtaagtactttttcgccacttattttcagttgatttttaagaaacagcagctttcgaaaacccccaaaattacacggcacagtacttttcttatttaacacctatattagacaattattagagtatttcgaatgatgttttgcacattttttatttgcgacaaaaatcaattaaaaattacgactgtttcaactaaattccgcgaggagcACCACTTTTAAAATGCTtgaaaaaatgagtggcgaaaagtacttacacaaccgaaaaaagtaagccctatttcacaaCATCcgtatttctgtattttttggaaaacattattaaaaaatgatattagaacaAAGCTTATTTAACAAcggattgactttcagtgaaaaaatatcgaatactgtactgaaaaaaaacataaaataatgcaagacaatttgtctgagcgttgacaagtttattaagaactccatatttttttagtgactgttcaccttgtcgacaatttctttaattaacttgcaattaatctagtcggtggagcatctgttatggttttctgattcatttggctagaggtcacgaaataacactcatttcgtagttccacgaactcataattttcttaaaatgtgattttaatttaggtggcgaaaaagggcttactggcgaaaaagtactgactctaccctacataattaattttgtttgataattgtagaaaaattaagttccattttatgaaaattcgtaaaaatCGTGACCTTTACCTTGACAGGAGTTCTTTTAGAAGATTTTTCTTCTTAGGACAAAATTCTTCTCATTCATCTtagttattttcaaaattttaaacgtaATCAAATCCTCCaagtcatttttaaatttttagtcaaTTTGTACAATGAAAGTTTTACAATTCGATGGTTAGAATATTCCAAATTGATCTAAAAAATATGTCATCAGTGGTATATTTTTAATTCCTGGCAACATCGAATACTGAAACTGCTGAAAATTTGGAAGTATTCTGAAATCTAAGTAACgacattattgattttttttttagagatgaataacataataaaaagttCTCATAAACTGCAATGTTATAAGCAAGGGATGTTAAGAAGTTAAATATTCACTTCAATAATCTCTTTTGCTAACCTAACAGTGGAAATAAATCCAGGAATTGCGCTAAAATGGGAAGAGAttgaattttcttattattaactatttctcGTCATTTTTCTTTCAACACCAACAAAAGAAGCGTAATTTAAGATtctaaagaaaaaatggtaaaatttctttaaaatcggAGAATCCAATTTATGATGTATGATATAAAACGTGATCATGTGATCCTCTTTAGTAAATAATTTCTAtgagtgaattaaaaaaaaaaaatagacacaaaAAGGGACTCACTTTGCGGGAAGTCGATAAAGGTAACCTTTCCCTTCATCTGACCACAAAATGACGCGGTCGTTTCCAAGAAAATCACCTCCTAGCCACCTTTCTCCGGATGGAGATATAACACTGCAGAGAACTGTGAAATCTCCAGCATCATAGATTTGCCAGTATTTGGCACATACAATTAATACAGTGCGTTGGTTTTGGGAGCAGCAACTCATGGTGATTGCATTGAGACAACGAATCTGGAAGTCGAGAAATAATTAAGATTTCACAACaaagtttattgaaaaatatataatcacCTGCTTCGATTCGTTTTCGTAAATAGGTTCTGAATACTTGTTTTCATTACCAAGAAGAGTCCAAACTTTTACTGTTCCCGTCGTTGTTATAGCCAAGACAACATCATCTTTACGCTTAGAAGGGCGTAGTACCTGTTAAGGAAAAACAGTACTTAACATTTTAttaactaataaaattattaatttataaacatGATTCCTCGAGAGGAGCTTGTTAGACTTATTATCGTCAAATTAAGCAGAAAAAACATTAAGAATTGATATAATTCACAAAGTAAATTACGATGTATGTGGTCTTATACAGTTTTACAGGTGATCACTTTAAAATAAAGTGATGAtgagaaactttaaaaattgtcattttgttttttaaatcaaGTTAAAATAACCTGGGACTGTGAGGAAAAGGAGGCAATGGCAATTAATTTTACGTATTCCAAAGAGGTTTTGATTTTagcagttttatttttaaagatt
Proteins encoded in this window:
- the LOC129801769 gene encoding ras-related protein Rap1, yielding MREYKIVVLGSGGVGKSALTVQFVQGIFVEKYDPTIEDSYRKQVEVDAQQCMLEILDTAGTEQFTAMRDLYMKNGQGFVLVYSITAQSTFNDLQDLREQILRVKDTDDVPMVLVGNKCDLEDERVVGKELGKGLASQFNCAFMETSAKAKVNVNEIFYDLVRQINKKSPEKKQKQKKKSICALL